In Lycium ferocissimum isolate CSIRO_LF1 chromosome 11, AGI_CSIRO_Lferr_CH_V1, whole genome shotgun sequence, a single genomic region encodes these proteins:
- the LOC132038512 gene encoding F-box protein At5g03100-like, protein MSDKLSQLPDELLVSILSQLTLREAVVLSCLSSRWRYIWTRVTRLNFNLPIPIEEWDCKDTEFCRKEASRHIDWVNHVLALHKSKSNCHLEEFSVSCLFQDSFQCEVDKWLNLALATKVESLKIELFYRHYWRENHACFNLKDLFGFQNLKVLTLCGVDVDSQVVKMFLSSCALLEHLSIQQSNQLQHLDIIGPSLKLKHLEIQYCQMLSSLKINQSVNLVSFNFEGTETNFELDIVTSVLDVHIDTCFFPSLSGLVTTLATKFTQLVMLSLKVYSVQLEDYYSLPKLNNLKQLMLSVTSAIDCSLIGIPPLLDASPNLQKFEIEVCTNLSLFFSFKCSSSVLFK, encoded by the coding sequence ATGTCGGACAAGCTTAGCCAATTGCCAGATGAGCTTCTTGTGTCAATTCTGTCTCAGTTGACATTGAGGGAAGCAGTGGTTCTGAGTTGTCTTTCAAGTCGATGGCGCTATATTTGGACACGTGTCACACGTCTTaactttaaccttccaattcccatagaGGAATGGGATTGTAAAGATACAGAATTTTGCAGAAAGGAAGCATCGAGACATATCGATTGGGTTAATCATGTTTTGGCTTTGCACAAGTCAAAGTCTAATTGTCATTTAGAAGAATTCAGTGTCTCTTGTCTTTTTCAAGATAGTTTTCAATGTGAAGTTGATAAATGGCTCAACTTAGCATTAGCAACAAAAGTTGAAAGCCTGAAGATAGAATTGTTCTATCGTCATTATTGGCGAGAGAATCATGCTTGTTTTAATTTGAAGGACTTGTTTGGATTTCAGAATCTCAAAGTGCTGACTTTATGCGGGGTTGATGTGGATAGTCAAGTGGTCAAGATGTTCCTCTCAAGCTGTGCCCTTCTCGAACACTTGTCAATCCAACAGTCTAACCAATTGCAACATCTGGATATAATTGGTCCTTCCCTCAAGTTGAAGCATTTGGAGATACAGTATTGCCAAATGCTATCTTCCCTGAAGATTAATCAGAGTGTCAATCTTGTCTCTTTTAACTTCGAAGGAACGGAAACGAATTTCGAGCTTGATATTGTTACTTCAGTTCTTGATGTTCATATTGATACATGCTTCTTTCCGTCTTTGTCTGGACTTGTTACTACACTTGCAACTAAATTCACTCAACTTGTGATGCTTTCACTTAAAGTGTATTCTGTTCAACTGGAGGACTATTATTCTCTTCCAAAATTGAACAATCTCAAGCAGCTTATGTTGAGTGTTACGAGCGCTATCGATTGTAGCCTAATTGGAATTCCTCCTCTTCTCGATGCATCTCCAAACCTGCAAAAATTCGAGATCGAGGTATGCACAAACTTAAGTTTATTCTTTAGCTTTAAATGTAGTAGTAGTGTTTTATTTAAATGA